The following are from one region of the Palaeococcus ferrophilus DSM 13482 genome:
- a CDS encoding inositol-3-phosphate synthase — protein sequence MVKVVILGQGYVASIFASGLEKIKKGELGYYGVPLANELPIKVEDVEIVGSYDVDSNKIGKSLYEVVKLYDDNAPESLKGIVVRKGIHLGSLRNLPLKAEGLEDKMTLREAIDHLVEEWKELKPDVFINVCTTEAFVPFESREELERALDENRKERFTATQVYVYAAAKYAKEVGGAAFVNAIPTLIANDPVFAELAKESRLAVFGDDGATGATPLTADVLAHLAQRNRYVKDVAQFNIGGNNDFLALTDKERNKSKEFTKSSIVMDLLGYDAPHYIKPTGFLEPLGDRKFIAMHIEYVSFNGAIDELIINGRINDSPALAGLLVDLARLGKIAIEKGQFGPIYEVNAFYMKNPGPKDMPNIPRIIAYEKMRMWAGLEPRWL from the coding sequence ATGGTGAAGGTTGTCATACTCGGACAGGGCTACGTCGCCAGCATCTTTGCGAGCGGCCTTGAGAAGATAAAAAAAGGTGAGCTCGGCTACTACGGAGTTCCCCTCGCCAACGAGCTCCCCATAAAGGTTGAGGACGTTGAAATCGTCGGTTCATACGATGTTGATTCCAACAAGATAGGGAAGAGCCTCTACGAGGTCGTTAAGCTCTACGATGATAACGCGCCCGAGAGCCTCAAAGGCATCGTCGTGAGAAAGGGCATCCACCTCGGGAGCCTCAGGAACCTGCCCCTCAAGGCGGAGGGACTTGAGGACAAAATGACGCTCAGGGAAGCTATAGACCACCTCGTGGAAGAGTGGAAGGAGCTCAAGCCCGATGTGTTCATAAACGTCTGCACCACGGAGGCCTTCGTCCCCTTCGAGAGCAGGGAGGAGCTTGAGAGGGCCCTCGACGAGAACAGGAAGGAGCGCTTCACGGCAACCCAGGTTTACGTTTATGCAGCGGCCAAATACGCGAAGGAGGTCGGCGGGGCGGCCTTCGTGAACGCCATACCCACCCTCATAGCCAACGACCCCGTGTTTGCCGAGCTCGCGAAGGAGAGCAGGCTAGCGGTTTTCGGTGACGACGGAGCGACGGGCGCCACGCCGCTCACCGCCGACGTTCTCGCCCACCTCGCCCAGAGGAACCGCTACGTCAAGGACGTTGCCCAGTTCAACATCGGAGGAAACAACGACTTTCTGGCTCTAACCGATAAGGAGAGGAACAAGAGCAAGGAGTTCACCAAGAGCTCCATCGTTATGGATCTCCTCGGTTACGATGCCCCACACTACATCAAGCCCACGGGCTTCCTCGAGCCCCTCGGCGACAGGAAGTTCATAGCCATGCACATCGAATACGTAAGCTTCAACGGAGCGATTGACGAGCTGATCATAAACGGGAGGATAAACGACAGCCCTGCTTTAGCCGGTCTCCTCGTTGACCTTGCCAGACTCGGAAAGATCGCTATTGAAAAAGGTCAGTTCGGTCCAATCTACGAGGTCAACGCCTTCTATATGAAGAACCCGGGACCAAAGGACATGCCGAACATACCGAGGATCATAGCCTACGAGAAGATGAGGATGTGGGCTGGACTGGAGCCAAGATGGCTCTGA
- a CDS encoding ATP/GTP-binding protein, with the protein MAIFFTGTAGSGKTTTTAAFGRYLEGEGYTVGYVNLDTGVKRLPYRADIDVREFITVEDLMKEGYGPNGAIVESYERLRPRVSELAGKIGELEGERDYVLVDTPGQMESFLFHEFGVELVGNLHEPLVFYLFSPEILKRPQDFCFVRFFALMMEMRLGATTVPVLNKLDTVGDIEHYRRFLEDMNYLTARLKFEPPMGAYTAYRLCSFLPEVSAPVRVLFISARNGEGFEEILDVAHEYRCACGDLT; encoded by the coding sequence ATGGCGATATTCTTCACCGGAACCGCAGGGAGTGGTAAGACAACGACCACCGCAGCTTTCGGGCGCTACCTCGAAGGAGAAGGTTACACCGTGGGATACGTTAACCTGGACACGGGGGTTAAGAGGCTCCCGTACCGGGCCGATATAGATGTCAGGGAGTTTATAACTGTGGAGGACCTTATGAAAGAGGGTTACGGGCCAAACGGTGCGATAGTGGAGAGCTACGAGCGCCTCCGCCCGCGGGTTTCGGAGCTTGCCGGAAAAATAGGAGAGCTCGAAGGAGAGAGGGACTACGTGCTCGTTGACACACCCGGCCAGATGGAGAGCTTCCTCTTCCACGAATTTGGTGTTGAGCTCGTGGGAAACCTCCACGAACCCCTCGTGTTCTACTTATTCTCGCCCGAGATACTCAAAAGGCCTCAGGACTTCTGCTTCGTCCGCTTTTTCGCGCTCATGATGGAGATGCGCCTCGGGGCCACCACAGTTCCCGTCCTCAACAAGCTGGACACCGTGGGGGACATCGAGCACTACCGGCGTTTTCTCGAGGATATGAACTACCTAACGGCCCGTCTGAAGTTTGAGCCCCCCATGGGAGCATACACCGCATACAGACTCTGCTCATTCCTTCCGGAGGTTTCCGCCCCCGTTCGCGTCCTTTTTATCTCGGCTCGGAATGGGGAAGGCTTCGAGGAGATTCTGGATGTGGCCCACGAGTACAGGTGCGCCTGCGGCGACCTGACATAA